In the genome of Streptomyces sp. V2I9, one region contains:
- a CDS encoding ABC transporter permease — protein sequence MSDTAVRRRSTPVRPAGTSAGAHGPGPLTHTAVMTARALRLSSRTVDALITSLALPIMLMLIFVYFFGGAIDTGTEYDSYVMYVVPGVLLLSAGFGAATTATAVSEDMKGGVIDRFRSLDVGGTPVLAGHAAASTVRNLCATALVFGVALLIGFRPAATWRGWLLAAVVLIAYIVALSWISAAIGLLARTPEAASGFTFFMSFLPYPSSAFVRTESMPGWLHGFADHQPITPAIESLRGLLLGEEMGGTPWIALAWAAGMLAVAIAASGPLFRIRTR from the coding sequence ATGTCTGACACCGCCGTCCGGCGCCGGAGCACCCCGGTCCGCCCCGCCGGCACATCCGCCGGAGCCCACGGGCCCGGCCCGCTCACCCACACCGCCGTCATGACCGCCCGCGCCCTGCGCCTCAGCAGCCGCACCGTCGACGCGCTGATCACGTCCCTGGCCCTGCCGATCATGCTGATGCTGATCTTCGTCTACTTCTTCGGCGGGGCGATCGACACCGGGACGGAGTACGACTCGTACGTCATGTACGTCGTTCCGGGCGTCCTGCTCCTGTCCGCCGGCTTCGGCGCGGCGACGACCGCCACCGCCGTCAGCGAGGACATGAAAGGCGGCGTCATCGACCGCTTCCGGTCCCTGGACGTGGGCGGTACGCCCGTGCTCGCCGGGCATGCGGCGGCCAGCACCGTCCGCAACCTCTGTGCTACCGCCCTGGTCTTCGGCGTCGCGCTGCTGATCGGCTTCCGCCCCGCCGCCACCTGGCGGGGCTGGCTCCTGGCGGCCGTCGTGCTGATCGCCTACATCGTGGCGCTGTCCTGGATCTCGGCGGCGATCGGCCTGCTCGCCCGGACCCCGGAGGCGGCGAGCGGCTTCACGTTCTTCATGTCGTTCCTGCCCTACCCGAGCAGCGCCTTCGTCCGGACCGAGTCGATGCCGGGCTGGCTGCACGGATTCGCCGACCACCAGCCGATCACCCCGGCCATCGAGTCGCTGCGCGGGCTGCTGCTCGGCGAGGAGATGGGCGGCACGCCCTGGATCGCGCTCGCCTGGGCCGCGGGGATGCTCGCCGTGGCGATCGCCGCGTCCGGGCCCCTGTTCCGCATCCGGACGCGCTGA